The Salinispora tropica CNB-440 genome has a window encoding:
- a CDS encoding DUF523 domain-containing protein: MLTILVSGCLGGAPLRFNETGVPVSSPIWQRWASEGRLVSLCPELAVGFPVPRPPAEIVGGSAADVLDGRAQVHEASGRDVTELFQAAAQHAVDKALQAGVGLAILVDGSPTCGSTYVHDGTFTGVTVAGRGVAAEALRRRGIPVFPHYDLDRAAAALAEKERQHGNG, from the coding sequence ATGTTGACAATCCTGGTCAGCGGCTGCCTGGGCGGCGCACCGCTCCGGTTCAACGAGACCGGCGTGCCGGTCTCCTCTCCGATCTGGCAGCGCTGGGCTTCTGAAGGACGCCTCGTGTCGCTGTGTCCAGAACTGGCCGTCGGATTCCCGGTGCCCCGCCCGCCAGCTGAGATCGTCGGCGGCAGCGCAGCCGACGTCCTCGACGGCCGCGCCCAAGTACACGAAGCATCGGGCCGTGACGTCACCGAACTGTTCCAGGCGGCGGCGCAGCACGCGGTCGACAAGGCACTGCAGGCCGGAGTCGGCCTCGCCATCCTGGTCGACGGCAGCCCTACCTGCGGTAGCACCTACGTTCACGACGGAACCTTCACCGGCGTCACCGTCGCTGGGCGTGGCGTCGCGGCCGAGGCGTTGCGCCGCCGGGGTATTCCTGTGTTTCCTCACTACGACCTGGACAGGGCAGCGGCTGCTCTGGCGGAGAAGGAACGGCAGCACGGCAACGGCTGA